The proteins below are encoded in one region of Castor canadensis chromosome 6, mCasCan1.hap1v2, whole genome shotgun sequence:
- the Ncapd2 gene encoding condensin complex subunit 1, whose amino-acid sequence MPPQLYEFHLPLSPEELLKSGGVNQYVVQEVLSIKHLPSQLRAFQAAFRAQGPLAMLQHFDTIYSILHHFRSIDPGLKEDTLEFLIKVVSRHSQELPAILDDSALSVSDRSAHLNALKMNCYALIRLLESFETVTSHTSLMNLDVGGKGKKARTKTAHGFDWEEERQPILQLLTQLLQLDIRHLWNHSIIEEEFVSLVTGCCYRLLENPTISHQKNRPTREAITHLLGVALTRYNHMLSATVKIIQMLQHFEHLAPVLVAAVSLWATDYGMKSIVGEIVREIGQKCPQELSRDPSGAKSFAAFLTELAERVPAVLMSSMCILLDHLDGENYMMRNAVLAAMAEMVLQVLNGDQLEEAARETRDQFLDTLQAHGHDVNSFVRSRVLQLFTRIVQQKALPLTRFQAVVALAVGRLADKSVLVCKNAIQLLASFLANNPFSCRLSDTDLAGPLQKETQKLQEMRAQRQTAAASTALDPEEEWEAMQPELTSTLQQLLKFPQEEEVMPEQIANTETSEEVKGRIHQLLAKANYKQAITLAREAMGHFQESEPFSLTEPEESEENRFLHLLGIIFKGPAASTQGLDRNMAPGQTVCKETTSVSEPERSRKTDELVKQEMLVQYLQDAYSFSQKITEAIGIISKMMYENTTTVVQEVVEFFAMGFQFGVPQALFGVRRMLPLIWSKEPGVREAVLNAYRQLYLNPKGDSARAKAQALIQNLSLLLMDASVGTIQCLEEIICEFVQKDELKPSVTHLLWEQVTEKVPCSPLERCSSVMLLGMMARGKPEIVGSNLDMLVSVGLAEKVPQDYRLAQQVCCAIANISDRRKPSLGKRHPPFRLPQEHRLFERLQELVTKGFAHPDPLWIPFKEVAVTLTYQMAEGPEVICAQMLQGCAKQALEKLEEKNTSQEDPKETIPVLPTFLLMNLLSLAGDVALQQLVHLEQAVSGELCRRRVLQEEQEHKTKDPKEKNTSSETTMEEELGLVGGATADDTEAELIRNICEMELLDGKQVLAAFVPLLLKVCNNPGLYSNPDLSAAASLALGKFCMISSTFCDSQLRLLFTMLEKSSLPIVRSNLMVATGDLAIRFPNLVDPWTPHLYARLRDPAQQVRKTAGLVMTHLILKDMVKVKGQVSEMAVLLIDPVPQIAALAKNFFNELSHKGNAIYNLLPDIISRLADPEGGVEEEPFHTIMKQLLSYITKDKQTESLVEKLCQRFRTARAERQYRDLAYCVSQLPLTERGLRKMLDSFNCFGDKLSDQSVFSAFLSVVGKLRRGAKPEGKAVIDEFEQKLRACHTRGLDGIEELEINQGGSQRAPSARKQSTVSRLQPLASAASDNDFVTPEPRHSTRRLLNTQQRTSKKKPRIVFSSDESSEEELSAEMTEDETPKKTTPIRRASRRPRS is encoded by the exons ATGCCTCCCCAACTGTATGAGTTCCATCTTCCCTTATCACCAGAGGAGTTGTTAAAAAGTGGAGGTGTGAATCAATATGTTGTACAAGAGGTACTGTCTATCAAACATCTGCCGTCCCAGCTTAGAG CATTTCAAGCTGCCTTCCGAGCTCAGGGGCCCCTTGCTATGCTGCAGCACTTTGATACTATCTACAGCATTTTACA TCACTTTCGAAGTATAGATCCTGGCCTCAAGGAAGACACTCTGGAATTCCTGATAAAAG TGGTATCCCGCCACTCCCAGGAGCTTCCAGCCATCCTGGATGATTCAGCTTTGAGTGTATCAGATAGAAGTGCCCATCTAAATGCCCTCAAAATGAATTGCTATGCCCTAATACGCCTCTTGGAATCCTTTGAGACTGTAACCAGCCACACAAGCCTCATGAACCTGGACGTGGGTGGAAAG GGTAAGAAAGCCCGGACTAAGACAGCCCATGGCTTTGACTGGGAGGAAGAGAGACAACCAATTCTTCAGCTTTTAACACAGCTACTCCAGTTGGACATTCGTCACCTATGGAATCACTCAATAATTGAAGAGGAATTTGTCAG ttTGGTTACTGGCTGTTGCTACCGCCTTCTGGAGAATCCCACCATTAGTCATCAGAAGAACCGCCCCACTCGGGAAGCTATAACACACCTGCTTGGGGTGGCCTTGACTCGTTACAACCATATGCTCA GTGCCACTGTGAAGATCATCCAGATGCTGCAGCACTTTGAACATCTGGCACCTGTACTGGTGGCAGCTGTGAGTCTGTGGGCAACAGATTATGGAATGAAGAGCATAGTGGGAGAGATTGTAAG AGAAATTGGACAGAAATGTCCTCAAGAGCTGAGTCGGGACCCTTCAGGGGCAAAAAGCTTTGCAGCCTTCCTGACAGAACTAGCAGAACGAGTCCCAGCTGTCCTGATGTCCAGCATGTGCATTTTGCTAGATCATCTGGATGGAGAG AATTACATGATGCGCAATGCTGTGCTAGCAGCCATGGCAGAGATGGTGCTGCAAGTTCTAAATGGCGATCAACTGGAAGAAGCAGCCCGAGAAACTAGAGACCAGTTCTTGGACACCTTGCAAGCTCATGGCCATGATGTTAACTCTTTTGTTCGAAGCCGCGTTTTGCAGCTCTTCACCAGAATCGTCCAGCAAAAG GCCCTCCCCCTGACTCGTTTCCAAGCAGTAGTGGCTTTAGCAGTGGGACGTCTGGCAGACAAGTCAGTGCTAGTATGTAAAAACGCCATCCAGCTACTGGCCAGCTTTCTAGCCAATAATCCCTTCTCATGCAGG CTTAGTGACACTGACCTTGCTGGACCACTGCAGAAGGAGACCCAGAAATTACAAGAAATGAGGGCCCAGAGGCAAACTGCAGCTGCCT CCACAGCACTAGACCCAGAAGAGGAGTGGGAAGCCATGCAGCCAGAATTGACGTCTACTCTGCAGCAGCTTCTAAAGTTTCCCCAGGAAGAAGAGGTGATGCCTGAGCAAATTGCTAATACAGAGACCTCAGAAGAGGTGAAAGGACGCATCCATCAATTACTTGCCAAAGCTAATTACAA GCAGGCCATCACTCTTGCTCGAGAAGCTATGGGCCACTTCCAGGAGTCTGAACCCTTCAGTCTTACAGAACCAGAGGAGTCAGAGGAGAACAGGTTTCTGCATCTCCTAGGAATTATCTTCAAAG GCCCAGCAGCTTCCACACAGGGGTTGGATAGGAACATGGCCCCAGGACAGACTGTCTGCAAAGAAACCACCAGTGTGTCAGAGCCTGAGCGATCCAGGAAGACTGATGAGCTGGTGAAGCAGGAGATGCTGGTGCAGTACCTGCAGGATGCCTACAGCTTCTCACAGAAGATTACAGAGGCCATTGGCATCATCAGCAAGATGATGTATGAAAACACAACGACAG TGGTGCAGGAGGTGGTTGAGTTCTTTGCGATGGGATTCCAGTTTGGGGTGCCCCAGGCCCTGTTTGGGGTGCGCCGCATGCTGCCTCTCATCTGGTCTAAGGAGCCTGGTGTCAGAGAAGCTGTGCTTAACGCCTACCGCCAACTCTACCTCAATCCCAAAGGGGACTCTGCTAG AGCCAAGGCCCAGGCTTTGATTCAGAATCTCTCTTTGTTGCTAATGGATGCCTCAGTTGGAACCATTCAGTGTCTTGAGGAAATT atCTGTGAGTTTGTGCAGAAGGATGAGTTGAAACCATCAGTGACTCATCTACTGTGGGAGCAAGTCACCGAGAAGGTCCCCTGCTCTCCTCTGGAGCGCTGTTCGTCTGTCATGCTTCTTGGCATGATGGCACG AGGAAAACCAGAAATTGTGGGAAGCAACTTAGACATGCTGGTGAGCGTAGGATTGGCTGAGAAGGTTCCACAGGACTACAGGCTGGCCCAACAGGTGTGCTGTGCCATTGCCAACATCTCGGACAGGAGAAAG CCTTCTCTGGGCAAACGACACCCTCCCTTCAGGCTGCCTCAGGAGCACAGGTTGTTTGAGCGACTTCAGGAGTTGGTAACAAAAG GCTTTGCCCACCCAGACCCACTCTGGATTCCATTCAAAGAAGTGGCAGTGACCCTCACCTACCAAATGGCAGAGGGCCCAGAGGTGATCTGTGCCCAGATGTTGCAGGGCTGTGCAAAGCAGGCCCTGGAGAagctagaagaaaaaaacaccagcCAGGAGGACCCCA AGGAGACTATTCCAGTGCTCCCAACCTTCCTGCTGATGAACCTGTTGTCACTGGCTGGGGATGTGGCCTTGCAGCAGCTTGTACATTTGGAACAGGCAGTGAGTGGAGAGCTCTGTCGGCGCCGAGTTCTGCAGGAAGAACAGGAGCACAAGACTAAGGACCCCAAGGAAAAG AATACAAGCTCTGAGACCACCATGGAGGAGGAGCTGGGGCTGGTTGGGGGTGCCACTGCTGATGACACAGAGGCAGAACTAATCCGAAATATCTGCGAGATGGAACTGCTGGATG GCAAACAGGTActggctgcttttgttccactTCTGCTTAAAGTCTGCAACAACCCTGGCCTCTACAGCAACCCAGACCTCTCTGCAGCTGCTTCGCTTGCCCTTGGCAAGTTCTGCATGATCAG CTCGACTTTCTGTGACTCTCAGCTTCGTCTTCTGTTCACCATGCTGGAAAAGTCTTCCCTCCCCATAGTCCGGTCTAACCTCATGGTTGCCACTGGGGATCTGGCCATCCGCTTCCCCAACTTGGTGGACCCCTGGACACCTCATCTGTATGCTCG TCTACGGGACCCAGCTCAGCAAGTACGGAAGACAGCTGGCCTGGTGATGACGCATCTGATCTTGAAGGACATGGTGAAGGTGAAGGGGCAGGTGAGCGAGATGGCTGTGCTACTCATCGACCCTGTGCCTCAGATTGCCGCCCTGGCCAAGAACTTCTTCAATGAGCTCTCCCACAAG GGCAATGCAATCTACAATCTCCTTCCCGATATCATCAGCCGCCTGGCAGACCCTGAGGGCGGGGTGGAGGAGGAGCCTTTCCACACCATCATGAA GCAGCTCCTCTCCTATATCACAAAGGACAAGCAGACTGAGAGCTTGGTGGAGAAGCTGTGTCAGCGCTTCCGAACAGCCCG AGCTGAGCGGCAGTACAGGGACCTGGCCTACTGTGTGTCACAGCTGCCCCTCACAGAGCGAGGCCTCCGTAAGATGCTCGACAGTTTCAACTGCTTTGGAGATAAACTGTCCGATCAATCTGTCTTCAGTGCTTTCTTATCTGTTGTGGGCAAGCTGCGGCGTGGGGCCAAGCCCGAGGGCAAG gCTGTCATAGACGAATTTGAGCAGAAACTTCGGGCCTGTCACACCAGAGGGCTGGATGGAATAGAGGAGCTTGAGATCAACCAAGGAGGTAGCCAGCGAGCCCCATCAGCCAGGAAACAATCCACTG tCTCCAGGCTGCAGCCTCTGGCTTCTGCAGCCTCAGACAATGACTTTGTCACACCTGAGCCTCGCCATTCTACTCGTCGGCTTCTGAACACTCAGCAGCGCACTTCCAAGAAGAAACCCAGAATTGTCTTCTCAAGCGATGAGTCCAGTGAGGAAG AGCTTTCAGCAGAGATGACAGAAGATGAGACACCCAAGAAAACTACCCCCATCCGCAGAGCATCTCGAAGGCCCAGGTCTTAG
- the Mrpl51 gene encoding large ribosomal subunit protein mL51 codes for MTGGLSWASRSLFGWVPLACRSFSLGVPGLSRVRLTLPPPKVVDRWNEKRAMFGVYDNIGILGNFEKHPKELIKGPVWLRGWKGNELQRCIRKKKMVGNRMFLDDLHNLNKRISYLYKHFNRHGKYR; via the exons ATGACAGGGGGCCTCTCTTGGGCAAGTAGGAGCCTGTTTGGCTGGGTGCCCTTGGCCTGCAGAAGTTTCTCTCTGG GTGTTCCGGGATTGTCCCGTGTAAGGCTTACCCTTCCTCCCCCCAAAGTGGTCGATCGTTGGAATGAGAAAAGGGCTATGTTCGGAGTATATGACAACATTGGAATCCTGG GAAACTTTGAAAAGCACCCCAAAGAACTGATCAAAGGCCCGGTATGGCTTCGAGGCTGGAAAGGGAATGAATTGCAGCGTTGTATCCGAAAGAAGAAGATGGTTGGAAATAGGATGTTCCTTGATGACCTGCACAACCTTAACAAACGTATCAGCTATCTCTACAAACATTTTAACCGACATGGGAAGTACCGGTAG